In a single window of the Necator americanus strain Aroian chromosome X, whole genome shotgun sequence genome:
- a CDS encoding hypothetical protein (NECATOR_CHRX.G24582.T1), translating into MGLLFSRSSWKLVSSSTRIWQQTSLYLLFVSVSLVLNFYAKHSNRKESPDSRGNPGTVAPGKTGLQESCRPPKRKRTRMTICTYNARTLASDAAIEDLMMQARMIKYDVNKTTETRRRQPLNAVYDIGEELFSRTCDGMGVGGIGISVNTSMELNTDSFEQLTT; encoded by the coding sequence atgggacttcTCTTCTCCAGAAGCTCGTGGAAGTTGGTGTCgtcgtcaacacgaatatggcaaCAAACATCACTGTATCTGTTATTTGTATCTGTATCActggttttaaatttttatgcaaaacacagtaatagaaaagagtctcctgattccagaGGAAATCCAGGTACAGTAGCTCCAGGAAAGACGGGGTTACAGGAGTCGTGTAGAccaccgaaacggaaaaggactaggatgacgatctgtacttataacgcccgtacgcttgcatcggatgcggccattgaagatctgatgatgcaagctaggatgattaagtacgacgtcaacAAAACGACTGAAACGAGACGACGCCAGCCATTGAACGCCGTATATGAcattggagaagaactgttctcacGAACATGCGACGGTATGGGAGTTGGTGGAATTGGCATTTCTGTCAACACAAGTATGGAATTGAACaccgactctttcgaacaactaaCAACCTGA